The following are encoded in a window of Rubellicoccus peritrichatus genomic DNA:
- a CDS encoding leucine-rich repeat domain-containing protein encodes MSTIQRFLRSLTFNLLLCMALSCHAAQFGDFTYTDHGDHIEITDYPEGATGEVIIPSSIDGKPVTIIGNQAFGNCATITWVSVPDGVTMIGDEAFYFCRSLAGIDLPFSLLSIGDSAFYFSGLESVTIPEGVTTIGDGAFNLSISLAVVNLPTTLETIGSRAFANSGIVNIVIPEGVIIIEDVTFLGCPQLTDVTLPQSLTSIGDAAFVVCSQLDSITIPGGVSSIKSNAFILCEKLTSIQVDGSNAYYASLDGILFNEDLSILHTYPKGVSSLNYHVPDTVVTIGEYAFYDCDNLTSVSIADSVQSIGASAFFSCDGFTSITIPEGVTSIGSNAFEDCSNLLSIYFFDDVPGDVDPFAFDNTPVTIFHFSDKTGFTSPTWMDRPSVNMGPSTPGKTWLIENGLAYDADLETDTGSAGMPLLLSYALNLSPDMQDTPTPRLNGNQLEYNFYSGRDDVTYTVETSKDLVNWDDTGIVLSSPDDEGYRTASASLGDDTECFVRVSVTQVP; translated from the coding sequence ATGTCTACGATTCAGCGATTCCTCCGGTCTCTAACTTTCAATCTCCTGCTTTGCATGGCGTTATCCTGTCATGCCGCTCAGTTTGGTGATTTTACCTACACCGACCATGGTGATCACATTGAGATTACGGATTACCCCGAGGGCGCAACTGGCGAGGTCATTATTCCAAGTAGCATAGATGGTAAACCTGTTACTATTATTGGTAATCAGGCGTTTGGAAATTGCGCTACCATAACCTGGGTCAGCGTTCCTGATGGCGTTACAATGATTGGAGACGAGGCTTTTTATTTCTGTCGAAGTTTGGCAGGTATCGATCTTCCTTTCTCTCTCCTTTCGATTGGCGATTCTGCTTTTTATTTCTCAGGTCTAGAGAGTGTTACAATACCTGAGGGAGTTACTACTATTGGGGACGGAGCATTCAATCTTTCAATAAGTTTAGCTGTTGTAAATCTTCCAACCACTCTTGAAACAATAGGCTCTAGGGCATTTGCTAACTCTGGAATAGTCAATATTGTCATACCCGAAGGAGTTATCATTATTGAAGATGTAACTTTTTTGGGCTGCCCTCAATTAACTGACGTTACACTCCCCCAGAGCCTAACGTCAATCGGTGATGCGGCATTTGTGGTTTGTTCTCAGTTGGATAGTATCACGATACCAGGTGGTGTTTCTAGTATCAAAAGTAATGCCTTTATTCTATGTGAAAAATTGACGAGTATCCAAGTCGATGGGTCAAATGCCTATTATGCAAGTTTGGACGGCATTCTTTTCAATGAAGATCTTAGTATTTTACACACTTATCCGAAAGGTGTTTCAAGCTTGAACTATCATGTCCCTGATACTGTTGTTACTATTGGTGAATATGCATTTTATGACTGTGATAATCTTACATCGGTATCTATTGCCGATAGTGTGCAGAGCATCGGTGCTTCCGCTTTTTTTAGTTGTGATGGATTTACGAGTATCACAATACCTGAAGGTGTTACCTCGATCGGCAGTAATGCTTTTGAAGACTGCAGTAACTTATTGAGTATTTATTTTTTCGATGACGTTCCAGGTGATGTTGATCCTTTCGCGTTTGATAATACTCCTGTAACTATCTTTCATTTCAGTGACAAAACCGGTTTCACATCTCCAACATGGATGGATCGTCCTTCGGTCAACATGGGCCCCAGCACCCCCGGCAAAACCTGGCTGATTGAAAACGGTTTGGCCTACGATGCCGATTTGGAAACCGACACAGGTAGTGCGGGAATGCCATTGCTCCTGTCATATGCTTTGAATCTTTCCCCTGACATGCAAGATACACCCACACCACGACTGAACGGCAATCAACTGGAATACAACTTCTATAGCGGCCGCGATGATGTGACTTACACCGTCGAGACCAGCAAGGATCTGGTGAATTGGGATGATACGGGTATTGTGCTTTCGTCTCCGGACGATGAAGGTTATCGAACCGCATCCGCCAGCCTTGGTGATGACACTGAGTGTTTCGTGCGCGTTAGCGTGACTCAGGTGCCCTGA
- the gltB gene encoding glutamate synthase large subunit, which produces MADSPKTPLGWPAAQGLFDPSREKDSCGVGFVAHMKGVRSHQIVQDAIIMNDNMIHRGACGCEPETGDGAGIFLQMPDKFLRKEMAERGVELPTEGDYGSGIFFLSPNVAERSAAKEVCEHIIREEGQKPLGWRRVPVDSSILGKTSGSYEPVMEQVFIGKKKEFSDALDWERKLYIIRRRMMNAIQNNDVPQQMYDVHGLSDKTFPGAEYFYICSLSGRVMVYKGMLTPEQIGPYFKDLHDKDFESALALVHARFSTNTFPSWPRAHPNRFMAHNGEINTVMGNVNFMKARQALCESEIFGDEIEKIFPVINEDGSDSARCDNVLEFLHMGGYTLPHAVMMMIPEPWENHESMSKEKRDFYEYHATMMEPWDGPASITFSDGVVIGATLDRNGLRPSRYYVTSDDRVIMASEVGVVPVDPELVIKKGRLQPGRMFLVDTKEGRIIGDEEIKMGISTAKPYGEWLEQNRVHINELEVPSKIPAIDEAGILQRQRAFGYTYEDMRFILGPTADKAIQPIGSMGNDTPLSVLSNKSTLLYTYFKQIFAQVTNPPLDAIREEIITATDTFLGSEGNLLQPDAETCRMIRLRSPLVDNKQLETIRQINREGFKSATLPILFDPESGGEGLEEALEALFQLSDEAIEDGVNLLVLSDRGIDSENAAIPLVLAMGGLHHHLVRSGTRTKVSIILESGECREVHHFAVLLGYGADAINPYMAFESLYELIREGTLKLDFEDAVARYLKGSIKGVVKTMAKMGISTVASYRGAQIFEAVGLSTKVVQKYFTGTASRIEGVGMSQIAEEVVIRHRKAFPGRHIEDDEVALDPGGIYQWRKEGEYHLFNPQTIHTLQKSVRLGDYDAFKIYSSAVNDHSKQYCTLRGLMELKKARTPIAIDEVEPAEAILKRFKTGAMSWGSISKEAHETLAIAMNRIGGKSNTGEGGEDASRFTPMENGDSKRSSIKQVASGRFGVTSHYLVNSDEIQIKMAQGAKPGEGGELPGSKVYPWIAKVRHSTPGVGLVSPPPHHDIYSIEDLSELIHDLKNANHHARVNVKLVAEVGVGTIASGVAKGKADVILIAGHDGGTGASPISSIYNAGVPWELGVAETNQILLINDLRSRVVLETDGQMKTGRDIVIGALLGAEEFGFATAPLVTMGCLMMRVCQKNTCPVGVATQDPRLRAKFSGKPEHVVNFMKFIAEEVRELMAELGFRTFNEMIGRVDKLETKAAINHWKAKGVDLTSIFHKPDVAPEVGTYCQQKQDHGLDVALDNTHLLELCKPAIDHGQKVKFTLPIKSTNRVTGTITGSEISRKYGAEGLPEDTVWMHFQGSAGQSLGAFTPKGMTFELEGDSNDYLGKGLSGGKIIVYPPRGSKYKAEDNIIVGNVCFYGATLGEAYISGISGERFCVRNSGVRTVVEGVGDHGCEYMTGGRVVVLGKTGRNFAAGMSGGIAYIFDEDGTFPDRLNTEMVNLYKLVEAEDDEIAEVKQMIENHVKYTDSERAKQIIAKWDENLPKFAKVLPRDFERMMKWFKKVEEQGLTGDEAALAAFEGNMQELAQAAAK; this is translated from the coding sequence ATGGCAGACAGTCCAAAGACTCCATTGGGATGGCCCGCAGCACAGGGCTTATTCGACCCGAGCCGCGAGAAAGACTCTTGCGGCGTTGGCTTCGTCGCACACATGAAGGGCGTTCGCTCGCACCAGATTGTTCAGGATGCGATCATCATGAACGACAACATGATCCACCGTGGAGCTTGCGGCTGTGAACCGGAAACCGGCGATGGCGCTGGTATATTCCTGCAAATGCCGGACAAATTCCTCCGCAAGGAGATGGCCGAACGCGGCGTTGAGCTTCCAACCGAAGGTGATTACGGCTCCGGCATTTTCTTCCTATCCCCGAATGTTGCCGAGCGCAGTGCAGCAAAGGAAGTCTGTGAGCACATCATTCGCGAAGAAGGCCAGAAGCCTCTTGGATGGCGCCGTGTTCCTGTCGACAGTTCTATTCTAGGAAAGACCTCCGGCAGCTATGAGCCTGTCATGGAGCAGGTCTTTATTGGTAAGAAAAAGGAGTTTTCAGATGCCCTGGATTGGGAGCGCAAGCTCTACATCATCCGCCGACGGATGATGAATGCGATTCAGAACAATGACGTCCCACAGCAAATGTACGATGTGCATGGGCTTTCGGACAAAACGTTTCCCGGCGCTGAGTATTTCTACATTTGCAGCCTCTCCGGGCGAGTCATGGTCTACAAGGGCATGCTCACACCCGAGCAGATCGGACCTTACTTTAAAGACCTGCATGACAAGGACTTCGAAAGCGCACTAGCCCTCGTTCACGCCCGTTTCTCGACCAACACCTTCCCGAGCTGGCCACGCGCACATCCAAATCGCTTCATGGCTCACAACGGTGAGATCAACACGGTGATGGGGAACGTTAACTTCATGAAGGCCCGTCAGGCCCTTTGTGAATCAGAGATTTTTGGAGACGAGATCGAAAAGATCTTCCCTGTCATCAACGAAGACGGCTCTGACTCCGCCCGTTGTGACAACGTTCTGGAATTCCTCCACATGGGTGGCTACACCCTGCCGCATGCCGTCATGATGATGATTCCCGAGCCGTGGGAAAATCATGAGTCCATGTCGAAAGAGAAGCGCGACTTCTATGAGTATCACGCTACCATGATGGAGCCGTGGGATGGTCCAGCTTCGATTACGTTCTCTGATGGCGTGGTTATTGGGGCAACGCTTGACCGTAATGGACTCCGCCCATCGCGTTATTATGTCACCAGCGACGACCGTGTCATCATGGCGTCAGAAGTTGGTGTCGTCCCGGTTGATCCGGAGCTGGTGATCAAAAAAGGCCGCTTGCAGCCTGGACGCATGTTCCTGGTTGATACCAAAGAAGGTCGCATCATCGGCGACGAAGAGATCAAAATGGGCATCTCCACCGCCAAGCCTTACGGCGAGTGGCTGGAGCAGAACCGCGTTCACATCAATGAGCTCGAGGTTCCCAGCAAAATTCCGGCAATCGATGAAGCCGGCATTCTGCAGCGCCAACGTGCATTTGGTTACACTTATGAAGACATGCGCTTCATCCTTGGCCCAACCGCTGATAAAGCGATTCAGCCAATTGGCTCTATGGGCAATGACACACCGCTGTCCGTGTTGTCCAACAAGTCGACCTTGCTTTACACTTACTTCAAGCAGATCTTTGCTCAGGTAACAAATCCACCGCTGGATGCGATTCGTGAGGAAATCATCACGGCGACCGATACCTTCCTCGGTTCCGAAGGTAACCTTCTGCAGCCCGATGCCGAGACTTGCCGGATGATTCGTCTCCGCTCTCCGCTGGTGGACAACAAGCAACTCGAAACCATTCGCCAAATCAATCGCGAAGGTTTCAAGTCCGCAACGCTTCCGATTCTTTTTGACCCGGAAAGTGGTGGCGAAGGCTTGGAGGAAGCTCTCGAAGCTCTCTTCCAACTTTCGGATGAAGCAATCGAAGACGGCGTCAACCTCCTGGTCCTTTCAGACCGAGGCATTGATTCTGAAAATGCAGCAATTCCTTTGGTCCTCGCCATGGGCGGTCTGCACCACCACCTGGTTCGCAGTGGAACCCGCACCAAGGTTTCCATTATTCTGGAATCCGGTGAATGCCGCGAAGTGCATCACTTTGCCGTTCTACTGGGCTATGGCGCTGATGCCATCAACCCATACATGGCTTTCGAAAGTCTCTATGAGCTGATCCGCGAAGGCACACTCAAGCTGGACTTTGAAGACGCCGTAGCCCGCTACCTCAAGGGTTCCATCAAGGGTGTGGTCAAGACCATGGCCAAGATGGGAATCTCGACAGTGGCCAGCTATCGTGGAGCACAAATCTTTGAAGCGGTTGGACTCAGCACCAAGGTCGTCCAAAAATACTTCACTGGAACTGCCAGCCGGATTGAAGGTGTCGGCATGTCCCAGATTGCGGAGGAAGTTGTCATACGCCACCGTAAGGCATTTCCCGGACGTCACATTGAGGACGACGAAGTCGCTTTGGACCCAGGTGGTATCTACCAATGGCGTAAAGAAGGAGAGTATCACCTCTTCAATCCACAAACCATTCACACGCTGCAAAAATCTGTCCGCCTTGGTGATTACGATGCGTTCAAGATTTATTCATCGGCAGTCAACGACCACTCAAAGCAGTACTGCACCTTGCGTGGCCTGATGGAGCTGAAAAAGGCCCGCACTCCGATTGCCATTGATGAAGTCGAGCCAGCTGAAGCGATCCTCAAGCGCTTCAAGACCGGGGCCATGTCCTGGGGTTCGATTTCCAAGGAAGCCCACGAGACTCTGGCTATCGCCATGAATCGTATCGGTGGTAAATCCAACACAGGTGAAGGCGGTGAAGATGCATCCCGCTTCACCCCAATGGAAAACGGTGACTCCAAGCGCAGTTCCATCAAGCAGGTGGCATCTGGTCGCTTTGGTGTAACCAGCCATTACCTTGTCAACTCAGACGAGATTCAAATCAAGATGGCTCAGGGGGCAAAGCCCGGTGAGGGCGGCGAGCTTCCAGGCAGCAAGGTCTACCCATGGATTGCCAAGGTCCGTCACTCAACTCCGGGTGTTGGACTGGTTTCACCTCCACCGCACCACGACATTTACTCGATTGAGGATTTGTCCGAGCTGATCCATGACTTGAAGAACGCCAACCACCATGCCCGCGTTAATGTGAAACTGGTTGCAGAAGTTGGCGTTGGCACGATTGCATCCGGTGTGGCCAAGGGTAAAGCTGACGTCATCCTGATCGCAGGTCATGACGGCGGCACTGGTGCTTCACCAATATCTTCGATTTACAACGCGGGCGTTCCATGGGAACTCGGCGTGGCCGAAACCAATCAGATTTTGCTCATCAATGATCTGCGCAGCCGCGTGGTCCTTGAAACAGATGGTCAAATGAAGACTGGTCGCGACATCGTGATTGGCGCCCTATTGGGTGCTGAGGAATTCGGTTTTGCAACCGCACCACTCGTCACAATGGGCTGCCTGATGATGCGTGTCTGCCAGAAGAACACTTGCCCGGTCGGCGTCGCAACTCAGGATCCGCGCTTGCGGGCCAAGTTCAGCGGCAAGCCCGAGCATGTGGTTAATTTCATGAAGTTCATCGCCGAAGAAGTGCGCGAACTGATGGCCGAACTCGGATTCCGCACCTTCAATGAAATGATTGGGCGTGTGGACAAGCTGGAAACCAAGGCGGCAATCAATCACTGGAAGGCCAAGGGAGTTGATCTGACTTCAATCTTCCACAAGCCGGACGTCGCTCCTGAGGTCGGCACTTATTGCCAGCAAAAACAGGATCACGGTTTGGATGTTGCTCTCGACAACACGCACTTACTCGAATTGTGCAAGCCAGCGATTGACCATGGTCAAAAGGTCAAATTCACCTTGCCAATCAAGAGCACCAACCGAGTAACGGGAACGATTACTGGTTCGGAAATCTCCAGGAAATATGGTGCTGAAGGACTTCCTGAAGATACCGTATGGATGCATTTCCAGGGAAGCGCCGGCCAAAGTCTTGGTGCCTTCACACCAAAGGGTATGACTTTTGAACTGGAAGGCGACTCCAACGATTACCTCGGTAAGGGCCTCTCAGGTGGCAAGATCATTGTCTACCCACCGCGCGGTTCCAAATACAAGGCTGAGGATAATATCATAGTAGGAAACGTCTGCTTCTACGGAGCAACCCTCGGAGAGGCTTATATCAGCGGTATATCCGGTGAACGTTTCTGCGTTCGCAACTCAGGTGTTCGCACTGTGGTTGAAGGCGTTGGTGATCATGGCTGCGAATACATGACCGGTGGCCGTGTCGTTGTCCTGGGCAAGACCGGACGAAACTTTGCCGCAGGTATGTCAGGTGGTATTGCCTACATTTTCGATGAAGACGGTACCTTCCCGGATCGCTTGAACACCGAAATGGTCAATCTCTACAAGCTGGTAGAAGCTGAAGATGACGAGATCGCTGAAGTGAAGCAAATGATCGAAAACCACGTGAAGTATACGGACAGTGAGCGCGCCAAGCAGATCATCGCCAAATGGGATGAGAATCTGCCCAAGTTTGCCAAAGTCCTGCCACGCGACTTCGAACGCATGATGAAGTGGTTCAAGAAAGTCGAAGAACAAGGCCTCACCGGTGACGAAGCTGCACTGGCTGCCTTCGAAGGCAACATGCAGGAACTCGCTCAAGCCGCAGCCAAGTAA
- a CDS encoding pyrimidine/purine nucleoside phosphorylase, with translation MEFKQVTAVAKANVYFDGKVVSHSIFLEDGSKKTFGIIYPGTYHFDTEAAELMEITDGACKVQLAGESETKAYATDSSFSIPANSGFDITVEDGICQYICSFLS, from the coding sequence ATGGAATTCAAGCAAGTTACCGCAGTCGCGAAGGCGAATGTCTATTTTGACGGAAAAGTCGTGTCTCACAGTATTTTTCTGGAAGACGGTTCGAAGAAGACTTTTGGAATCATCTATCCGGGAACCTACCATTTCGATACGGAAGCCGCAGAGCTGATGGAAATCACTGATGGTGCCTGCAAGGTGCAGCTCGCTGGTGAGTCCGAGACCAAAGCGTATGCAACGGACAGCTCATTCAGCATTCCAGCTAATTCGGGCTTCGACATCACGGTCGAAGACGGGATTTGCCAGTATATCTGCAGTTTTTTAAGCTAA
- a CDS encoding glutamate synthase subunit beta encodes MGKPTGFLEVERKTVAESDPLERIKNWDEFKEHPPAEQLQKQGSRCMDCGTPFCHTGMTISGMASGCPINNLIPEWNDLVYKGRWEEALERLHKTNNFPEFTGRVCPAPCEGSCVLGVIEPPVTIKNIEASIIDRGWAEGWVKPNPPETRTGKKVAIVGSGPAGLACADQLNQAGHEVTVYERADRIGGLLMYGIPNMKLEKEDVVQRRVDLMEAEGIKFVTGVEIGKAIPAKQLMDEFDAVVLATGATKPNDFLAKAENRDAKGIHFAMEFLTKNTSHILDTKMDGSIPELNAKGKDVVVIGGGDTGTDCVGTSVRHGATSVVQLEIMPQPPMERAANNPWPEWPKVYKLDYGQEEAKAKWGDDPRQYLINTKRFIKDEDGNLSGIEIVNISWERGDDGRMKMIEDKDSIRVLPCQLALFAMGFSGPEQVIAEEIGLETDARSNYKAEHEKYTTSIPGVFASGDCRRGQSLVVWAINEGRGAARECDRYLMGVTTLP; translated from the coding sequence ATGGGAAAACCTACAGGATTCCTCGAAGTAGAACGTAAGACCGTTGCAGAAAGCGATCCGCTTGAGCGGATCAAAAACTGGGACGAATTCAAGGAGCACCCACCAGCGGAACAACTGCAAAAGCAGGGCTCACGCTGCATGGACTGCGGAACACCGTTCTGCCACACGGGCATGACAATCAGCGGTATGGCCTCCGGCTGCCCGATTAATAACCTCATCCCCGAATGGAATGACCTGGTTTATAAAGGCCGTTGGGAAGAGGCTCTTGAGAGGCTCCACAAGACCAACAACTTCCCGGAATTCACGGGTCGCGTTTGCCCCGCTCCATGTGAGGGCTCCTGTGTTCTTGGCGTTATAGAACCACCGGTAACGATCAAAAACATCGAAGCCTCAATCATCGACAGGGGTTGGGCAGAAGGCTGGGTTAAGCCAAATCCACCTGAAACGCGTACTGGTAAGAAGGTCGCAATTGTTGGATCTGGTCCTGCTGGTCTTGCTTGTGCAGATCAATTGAATCAGGCTGGTCACGAAGTTACAGTTTACGAACGTGCTGACCGCATCGGTGGCCTCCTCATGTATGGCATCCCCAACATGAAGCTTGAAAAGGAAGACGTTGTTCAACGTCGCGTTGACCTGATGGAAGCCGAAGGCATTAAGTTTGTTACTGGTGTTGAAATCGGTAAAGCCATACCGGCAAAGCAGCTCATGGATGAGTTCGACGCTGTCGTACTTGCCACTGGAGCAACCAAGCCGAATGACTTTCTGGCCAAGGCAGAAAATCGTGATGCCAAAGGTATTCACTTTGCGATGGAGTTCCTGACCAAGAACACCAGTCACATCCTTGACACCAAGATGGATGGCTCAATTCCAGAGCTGAATGCCAAGGGCAAGGACGTTGTCGTTATCGGTGGTGGTGATACTGGTACAGACTGTGTCGGAACTTCGGTTCGACACGGCGCAACCAGCGTAGTCCAGCTTGAGATTATGCCGCAACCTCCTATGGAGCGCGCTGCAAACAATCCATGGCCGGAATGGCCCAAGGTTTACAAGCTCGATTACGGCCAGGAAGAAGCCAAAGCCAAGTGGGGTGACGATCCTCGTCAGTATCTCATCAATACCAAGCGCTTCATCAAAGACGAAGACGGCAATCTTTCCGGTATCGAAATCGTCAACATCTCTTGGGAACGTGGCGATGACGGTCGCATGAAGATGATTGAAGACAAGGACTCGATCCGCGTCCTGCCTTGCCAGCTCGCACTTTTCGCGATGGGCTTCAGTGGCCCCGAGCAAGTCATCGCCGAAGAGATTGGCCTTGAGACTGATGCACGCTCGAACTACAAAGCAGAGCATGAGAAGTACACGACTTCAATTCCAGGCGTCTTCGCGTCAGGCGATTGCCGTCGTGGACAATCTTTGGTCGTCTGGGCAATCAACGAAGGCCGTGGCGCTGCTCGCGAATGTGACCGTTATCTCATGGGCGTAACAACGCTTCCTTGA
- a CDS encoding glycerol-3-phosphate dehydrogenase/oxidase has translation MKRSTAINRLSNKSEIWDILVVGGGATGLGCAVDAAARGYKVALVEQADFAKGTSSRSTKLVHGGVRYLKQGNISLVLEALKERGLLCENAPHLVSHQSFIVPNYNWWEGPFYGIGMKVYDVLAGKLGLEASRNLSKQETLEQIPTLEEKDLVGGVIYYDGQFDDARLATNLAQTVWDLSGVAVNYVKATGLLQEGGLTSGVMAQDMESGDELEIRAKCVINAAGVFSDGLRRMDEPDGKDIIAASRGVHLVLPKQFVPKDAAIMVPHTTDGRVLFAVPWHGYVVLGTTDESTEDICLEPRATEEEIDFILENAARYMHTNPTRDDVLSVYAGLRPLVKHGDSGNTAALSRDHTIIISETGLITIAGGKWTTYRKMAEDAIDHAETVAGFDKRDCRTHHLPIHGCTTRKFDGPALINLFGSDAEKILDLTREQPELIEPLHPRLPYCKGEAIWAAREEMARSVEDILARRTRSLLLDAQASIEAAPLVGQLLAKELGQDETWGKQSADTFIEIAKGYLVKA, from the coding sequence ATGAAACGATCCACTGCAATAAATCGTCTTTCCAATAAATCTGAAATCTGGGATATCCTCGTCGTTGGGGGCGGCGCAACGGGGCTCGGCTGTGCCGTTGATGCAGCAGCTCGCGGATACAAAGTCGCGCTGGTCGAGCAGGCCGACTTTGCCAAGGGGACTTCCAGTCGCAGCACAAAGCTGGTCCACGGCGGTGTGCGTTATCTGAAGCAAGGCAACATCTCGCTCGTCCTCGAAGCCTTAAAGGAACGTGGACTGCTTTGTGAAAACGCACCACATCTCGTAAGCCATCAGTCTTTCATTGTTCCGAATTATAACTGGTGGGAAGGCCCCTTCTATGGCATCGGAATGAAAGTCTATGATGTCCTTGCCGGAAAGCTCGGACTGGAAGCTTCACGCAATCTCTCCAAGCAGGAAACCCTTGAGCAAATCCCCACTCTGGAAGAAAAGGACCTGGTTGGCGGTGTTATTTATTATGACGGACAATTTGACGATGCCCGCCTTGCCACCAACCTCGCACAAACCGTTTGGGATCTCAGCGGAGTCGCTGTCAATTATGTCAAAGCCACTGGCTTGTTGCAGGAAGGTGGACTGACCTCCGGCGTTATGGCGCAGGATATGGAAAGCGGCGATGAACTGGAAATCCGTGCCAAATGTGTGATTAATGCCGCTGGTGTTTTCTCCGATGGATTGCGCCGCATGGATGAGCCTGATGGCAAAGACATCATTGCGGCAAGTCGCGGTGTCCACCTGGTTTTGCCAAAGCAATTCGTTCCGAAAGACGCCGCCATCATGGTTCCGCACACGACCGATGGACGCGTCCTCTTTGCGGTTCCATGGCATGGTTATGTGGTCCTTGGAACGACCGATGAAAGCACGGAAGACATTTGTCTCGAACCACGTGCAACCGAAGAAGAGATCGACTTCATTCTCGAAAATGCAGCACGCTACATGCACACCAACCCAACACGAGACGATGTGTTGAGTGTTTACGCAGGCCTCCGGCCCTTGGTCAAACATGGCGACAGTGGCAACACAGCAGCACTATCACGGGATCATACAATCATCATTTCCGAGACGGGTCTCATCACGATCGCTGGTGGTAAATGGACCACCTATCGCAAGATGGCGGAAGACGCGATTGATCATGCGGAAACCGTAGCCGGTTTCGACAAACGCGATTGCCGTACCCACCACTTGCCGATTCACGGCTGCACCACACGTAAGTTTGACGGCCCGGCTCTGATCAATCTATTCGGTTCTGATGCCGAGAAAATTCTCGACCTAACCCGTGAGCAACCTGAGTTGATCGAGCCCCTTCACCCTCGCCTTCCCTATTGCAAAGGCGAAGCCATCTGGGCGGCGCGCGAGGAAATGGCGCGCAGCGTGGAAGACATCCTCGCCCGCCGAACGCGCAGCCTACTCCTCGATGCCCAAGCCTCAATCGAAGCCGCCCCACTCGTCGGCCAGCTCCTCGCCAAAGAGCTCGGTCAGGACGAAACCTGGGGCAAGCAATCAGCGGACACGTTTATCGAAATCGCCAAGGGATATCTGGTGAAGGCGTGA
- a CDS encoding peptidylprolyl isomerase → MHNQNHIGLMVAGASRLCIATCFVIGVLFSNAHAAKVLPVLNDPIDSQTLRPNSTPIQIDLDTVFGTEEIDDNAVRFTSQFSIGDVPLIIDLALFTNRTPATRANFLNYVSDGDYDNQIIHRTVPGFVAQGGGFDLTGSAIPTDAPVVNEFGISNTLWTVAMAKLGSDPNSATSQWFINLGANSSNLDNQNGGFTAFARVLQSTQDDVTVLTSTANFPIFNLGGAFTSIPLFNTYTGGNPLTNQLNLFTTATLVPVDPGDAGELTTLTYAISSNSNPGLVAATIDNDSEFNLVFTADTLGSATITVRATDSVGNAVDSTFTITVADFFDDWRSANFTGNDITDDLISGPDVDANKDGVTNLELFAHNLPLAGLQLSPVVVGFVESNDSTVPEFTFPFRNDIAGLSYDLEYSEDLGVTDAWASVPFSEISRLTNDNVDTITLRINTGSFTPSSPGFYRWSVQLDSE, encoded by the coding sequence ATGCATAACCAAAATCACATTGGCCTTATGGTGGCGGGAGCCTCCCGGCTCTGCATTGCCACATGCTTTGTTATTGGTGTGTTATTTAGTAATGCTCATGCCGCCAAGGTTCTCCCTGTCCTCAATGATCCCATCGATTCGCAAACACTTCGTCCGAATTCGACCCCTATCCAGATCGATCTAGATACGGTTTTTGGTACGGAAGAAATAGATGATAATGCGGTGCGTTTTACGTCTCAGTTTTCTATCGGTGATGTGCCGTTGATTATTGATCTTGCTCTTTTTACAAACCGAACCCCTGCAACACGTGCGAATTTTCTCAATTACGTCAGTGATGGTGATTACGATAATCAGATTATTCACCGGACGGTTCCAGGGTTTGTTGCCCAAGGTGGTGGTTTCGACCTAACAGGAAGTGCTATTCCGACCGATGCTCCGGTTGTTAATGAATTTGGTATTTCAAATACACTCTGGACGGTTGCCATGGCAAAATTAGGCAGTGACCCCAATAGTGCAACGAGCCAGTGGTTCATCAATCTAGGAGCGAACTCATCCAATTTGGATAACCAAAACGGTGGTTTCACTGCATTTGCCCGGGTACTTCAATCGACACAAGATGATGTCACGGTGCTGACATCCACAGCTAATTTTCCAATATTCAATCTTGGCGGAGCTTTCACCAGTATTCCACTGTTCAATACTTACACTGGAGGCAATCCGCTAACCAACCAACTGAACCTTTTTACAACAGCGACACTTGTGCCCGTTGACCCAGGCGACGCTGGTGAGTTGACCACTTTGACTTATGCCATCAGTTCAAATTCCAATCCGGGGCTTGTTGCTGCAACCATTGACAACGATAGTGAATTCAACCTGGTATTTACAGCTGATACATTAGGAAGTGCCACCATTACAGTCAGAGCAACGGACAGTGTGGGTAATGCCGTTGATAGCACTTTTACCATAACCGTGGCTGATTTTTTTGATGACTGGAGAAGTGCCAATTTTACAGGAAATGATATCACTGATGATCTCATCAGCGGCCCAGATGTCGATGCGAACAAGGATGGGGTAACCAACCTTGAATTATTTGCGCACAATCTTCCTCTAGCCGGGCTGCAATTAAGTCCAGTGGTTGTTGGATTTGTTGAATCGAACGACTCTACGGTTCCTGAGTTCACTTTTCCGTTTCGTAATGATATTGCGGGGCTTTCTTATGATTTGGAGTATAGTGAAGACCTTGGTGTGACAGATGCTTGGGCATCTGTTCCCTTTAGCGAAATCAGTCGTTTAACAAATGATAATGTCGATACCATCACACTGCGTATCAATACCGGTAGTTTCACGCCTAGCTCTCCTGGTTTTTATCGTTGGTCTGTCCAGTTGGATTCTGAATGA